From one Bos indicus isolate NIAB-ARS_2022 breed Sahiwal x Tharparkar chromosome 16, NIAB-ARS_B.indTharparkar_mat_pri_1.0, whole genome shotgun sequence genomic stretch:
- the RER1 gene encoding protein RER1: MSEGDSVGDSVHGKPSVVYRFFTRLGQIYQSWLDKSTPHTAVRWVVTLGLSFIYMIRVYLLQGWYIVTYALGIYHLNLFIAFLSPKVDPSLMEDSDDGPSLPTKQNEEFRPFIRRLPEFKFWHAATKGILVAMVCTFFEAFNVPVFWPILVMYFIMLFCITMKRQIKHMIKYRYIPFTHGKRTYKGKEDAGKTFAS, from the exons ATGTCTGAAGGTGACAGTGTGGgagattctgtccatgggaagccGTCTGTGGTCTACAGATTTTTCACACGACTTGGACAG ATCTACCAGTCCTGGCTGGACAAGTCTACGCCACACACGGCCGTGAGATGGGTGGTGACGCTGGGCCTGAGCTTCATCTACATGATCCGCGTTTATCTGCTGCAG GGTTGGTACATCGTGACCTATGCCTTGGGAATCTACCACCTGAATCtgttcatagctttcctttctccaaaaGTGGACCCTTCGTTAATGGAAGATTCAG ACGACGGCCCCTCATTACCCACCAAACAGAACGAGGAGTTCCGacccttcatcaggaggctcccAGAGTTTAAGTTCTG GCACGCGGCGACCAAGGGCATCTTGGTGGCCATGGTGTGCACCTTCTTTGAGGCCTTCAACGTCCCAGTGTTCTGGCCCATCCTGGTGATGTACTTCATCATGCTGTTCTGTATCACCATGAAGAGGCAGATAAAG cACATGATCAAGTACCGGTACATCCCATTCACGCACGGCAAGAGGACATACAAGGGCAAAGAGGACGCGGGCAAGACATTCGCCAGCTAG
- the PEX10 gene encoding peroxisome biogenesis factor 10 isoform X4 translates to MASAVASPPEVVRAAQKDDYYRGGLRSAAGGALHNLAGAKKWLEWRREVELVSDLAYFGLTTLAGYQTLGEEYVSVVQVGPSQRHVPSRLRRGILVALHTVLPYLLDKALLHLEHELQATGDGAWPLRGSLAPSSQSGMRRWVHRCTAGLTEQQQGVLLRAVSALKQGLGCLQRLHVAWFYIHGAFYHLAKRFTGITYLRVRRPLAEDPRVRASYQLLGLVSLLHLALAAGLQLYGFQQRQRARREWRLQRGLSHRRNHAEERAVSRNPLCTLCLEERRHSTATPCGHLFCWECITHWSDTKTECPLCREKFLPQKLVYLRHYR, encoded by the exons ATGGCTTCCGCGGTCGCCAGCCCGCCGGAGGTGGTCCGCGCGGCGCAGAAGGACGACTACTACCGCGGCGGGCTGCGGAGCGCGGCGGGCGGCGCCCTACACAACCTAGCAG GTGCGAAGAAGTGGCTGGAGTGGAGGAGAGAGGTAGAGCTGGTGTCGGATCTCGCCTACTTCGGCCTCACCACACTAGCAG GCTACCAGACCCTTGGGGAGGAATACGTCAGCGTCGTGCAGGTGGGCCCATCACAGCGCCACGTGCCCTCAAGGCTGCGACGCGGGATCCTGGTGGCGCTGCACACCGTCCTGCCCTACCTGCTGGATAAGGCCCTGCTCCACCTGGAGCATGAGCTGCAGGCCACCGGCGATGGCGCCTGGCCCTTGCGGGGCAGCCTGGCCCCCAGCAGCCAGTCAGGGATGAGGCGCTGGGTGCACCGGTGCACGGCCGGCCTGACGGAACAGCAGCAGGGGGTGCTCCTGCGCGCCGTGTCAGCGCTCAAGCAGGGCCTCGGGTGCCTCCAACGTCTCCACGTGGCCTGGTTCTACATCCATGGTGCCTTCTACCACCTGGCCAAGAGGTTCACAGGCATCACCTAC CTCCGTGTCCGCCGCCCGCTTGCCGAGGACCCTCGGGTTCGCGCCAGCTACCAGCTGCTGGGGCTGGTGTCCCTGCTGCACCTGGCGCTGGCCGCAGGCCTGCAGCTCTACGGCTTCCAGCAGAGGCAGCGTGCCCGGAGGGAGTGGAGGCTGCAGCGCGGCCTGTCCCACCGCAG GAACCATGCAGAGGAAAGAGCAGTTTCCAGAAACCCACTGTGCACGCTGTGCTTGGAGGAACGCAGGCATTCGACGGCCACACCCTGCGGCCACCTGTTCTGCTGGGAGTGTATAACCCACTGGAGCGACACCAAG ACGGAGTGTCCCCTCTGCAGGGAGAAGTTCCTCCCCCAGAAGCTGGTCTACCTGCGGCACTACCGCTGA
- the PEX10 gene encoding peroxisome biogenesis factor 10 isoform X3, whose amino-acid sequence MASAVASPPEVVRAAQKDDYYRGGLRSAAGGALHNLAGAKKWLEWRREVELVSDLAYFGLTTLAAEPVVQEGSQHCALPQGVGCYQTLGEEYVSVVQVGPSQRHVPSRLRRGILVALHTVLPYLLDKALLHLEHELQATGDGAWPLRGSLAPSSQSGMRRWVHRCTAGLTEQQQGVLLRAVSALKQGLGCLQRLHVAWFYIHGAFYHLAKRFTGITYLRVRRPLAEDPRVRASYQLLGLVSLLHLALAAGLQLYGFQQRQRARREWRLQRGLSHRRNHAEERAVSRNPLCTLCLEERRHSTATPCGHLFCWECITHWSDTKTECPLCREKFLPQKLVYLRHYR is encoded by the exons ATGGCTTCCGCGGTCGCCAGCCCGCCGGAGGTGGTCCGCGCGGCGCAGAAGGACGACTACTACCGCGGCGGGCTGCGGAGCGCGGCGGGCGGCGCCCTACACAACCTAGCAG GTGCGAAGAAGTGGCTGGAGTGGAGGAGAGAGGTAGAGCTGGTGTCGGATCTCGCCTACTTCGGCCTCACCACACTAGCAG CTGAACCCGTGGTCCAAGAGGGGTCCCAGCACTGCGCCCTACCACAGGGCGTGGGCT GCTACCAGACCCTTGGGGAGGAATACGTCAGCGTCGTGCAGGTGGGCCCATCACAGCGCCACGTGCCCTCAAGGCTGCGACGCGGGATCCTGGTGGCGCTGCACACCGTCCTGCCCTACCTGCTGGATAAGGCCCTGCTCCACCTGGAGCATGAGCTGCAGGCCACCGGCGATGGCGCCTGGCCCTTGCGGGGCAGCCTGGCCCCCAGCAGCCAGTCAGGGATGAGGCGCTGGGTGCACCGGTGCACGGCCGGCCTGACGGAACAGCAGCAGGGGGTGCTCCTGCGCGCCGTGTCAGCGCTCAAGCAGGGCCTCGGGTGCCTCCAACGTCTCCACGTGGCCTGGTTCTACATCCATGGTGCCTTCTACCACCTGGCCAAGAGGTTCACAGGCATCACCTAC CTCCGTGTCCGCCGCCCGCTTGCCGAGGACCCTCGGGTTCGCGCCAGCTACCAGCTGCTGGGGCTGGTGTCCCTGCTGCACCTGGCGCTGGCCGCAGGCCTGCAGCTCTACGGCTTCCAGCAGAGGCAGCGTGCCCGGAGGGAGTGGAGGCTGCAGCGCGGCCTGTCCCACCGCAG GAACCATGCAGAGGAAAGAGCAGTTTCCAGAAACCCACTGTGCACGCTGTGCTTGGAGGAACGCAGGCATTCGACGGCCACACCCTGCGGCCACCTGTTCTGCTGGGAGTGTATAACCCACTGGAGCGACACCAAG ACGGAGTGTCCCCTCTGCAGGGAGAAGTTCCTCCCCCAGAAGCTGGTCTACCTGCGGCACTACCGCTGA
- the PEX10 gene encoding peroxisome biogenesis factor 10 isoform X2, translating into MASAVASPPEVVRAAQKDDYYRGGLRSAAGGALHNLAGAKKWLEWRREVELVSDLAYFGLTTLAGYQTLGEEYVSVVQVGPSQRHVPSRLRRGILVALHTVLPYLLDKALLHLEHELQATGDGAWPLRGSLAPSSQSGMRRWVHRCTAGLTEQQQGVLLRAVSALKQGLGCLQRLHVAWFYIHGAFYHLAKRFTGITYEPCRGKSSFQKPTVHAVLGGTQAFDGHTLRPPVLLGVYNPLERHQDGVSPLQGEVPPPEAGLPAALPLTPCWKSSLILVDFSCTDIKKASRLLSRVIPCQLPGGWAPDLDLDLANAGLQGRLGGDLLGGQSTLRTPLPSPNQSLIGRGLTDLEPSTSSLLSQHDNPAAQKTHRLHPRP; encoded by the exons ATGGCTTCCGCGGTCGCCAGCCCGCCGGAGGTGGTCCGCGCGGCGCAGAAGGACGACTACTACCGCGGCGGGCTGCGGAGCGCGGCGGGCGGCGCCCTACACAACCTAGCAG GTGCGAAGAAGTGGCTGGAGTGGAGGAGAGAGGTAGAGCTGGTGTCGGATCTCGCCTACTTCGGCCTCACCACACTAGCAG GCTACCAGACCCTTGGGGAGGAATACGTCAGCGTCGTGCAGGTGGGCCCATCACAGCGCCACGTGCCCTCAAGGCTGCGACGCGGGATCCTGGTGGCGCTGCACACCGTCCTGCCCTACCTGCTGGATAAGGCCCTGCTCCACCTGGAGCATGAGCTGCAGGCCACCGGCGATGGCGCCTGGCCCTTGCGGGGCAGCCTGGCCCCCAGCAGCCAGTCAGGGATGAGGCGCTGGGTGCACCGGTGCACGGCCGGCCTGACGGAACAGCAGCAGGGGGTGCTCCTGCGCGCCGTGTCAGCGCTCAAGCAGGGCCTCGGGTGCCTCCAACGTCTCCACGTGGCCTGGTTCTACATCCATGGTGCCTTCTACCACCTGGCCAAGAGGTTCACAGGCATCACCTAC GAACCATGCAGAGGAAAGAGCAGTTTCCAGAAACCCACTGTGCACGCTGTGCTTGGAGGAACGCAGGCATTCGACGGCCACACCCTGCGGCCACCTGTTCTGCTGGGAGTGTATAACCCACTGGAGCGACACCAAG ACGGAGTGTCCCCTCTGCAGGGAGAAGTTCCTCCCCCAGAAGCTGGTCTACCTGCGGCACTACCGCTGACCCCTTGCTGGAAGAGCAGCCTTATTCTTGTCGACTTCTCCTGCACAGACATCAAGAAAGCCTCAAGACTTTTGTCACGTGTGATACCGTGCCAGCTGCCAGGAGGATGGGCGCCGGACCTGGACTTGGACCTGGCTAATGCAGGCCTGCAGGGCAGGCTGGGTGGGGACCTGCTGGGCGGCCAGTCCACCCTCAGAACGCCCCTCCCTTCCCCAAACCAGTCACTCATAGGGCGGGGCCTGACTGACCTGGAGCCGAGCACCAGCAGTTTGCTTTCCCAGCATGATAATCCTGCAGCCCAGAAGACCCACAGACTTCACCCTCGTCCCTGA
- the PEX10 gene encoding peroxisome biogenesis factor 10 isoform X1 has translation MASAVASPPEVVRAAQKDDYYRGGLRSAAGGALHNLAGAKKWLEWRREVELVSDLAYFGLTTLAAEPVVQEGSQHCALPQGVGCYQTLGEEYVSVVQVGPSQRHVPSRLRRGILVALHTVLPYLLDKALLHLEHELQATGDGAWPLRGSLAPSSQSGMRRWVHRCTAGLTEQQQGVLLRAVSALKQGLGCLQRLHVAWFYIHGAFYHLAKRFTGITYEPCRGKSSFQKPTVHAVLGGTQAFDGHTLRPPVLLGVYNPLERHQDGVSPLQGEVPPPEAGLPAALPLTPCWKSSLILVDFSCTDIKKASRLLSRVIPCQLPGGWAPDLDLDLANAGLQGRLGGDLLGGQSTLRTPLPSPNQSLIGRGLTDLEPSTSSLLSQHDNPAAQKTHRLHPRP, from the exons ATGGCTTCCGCGGTCGCCAGCCCGCCGGAGGTGGTCCGCGCGGCGCAGAAGGACGACTACTACCGCGGCGGGCTGCGGAGCGCGGCGGGCGGCGCCCTACACAACCTAGCAG GTGCGAAGAAGTGGCTGGAGTGGAGGAGAGAGGTAGAGCTGGTGTCGGATCTCGCCTACTTCGGCCTCACCACACTAGCAG CTGAACCCGTGGTCCAAGAGGGGTCCCAGCACTGCGCCCTACCACAGGGCGTGGGCT GCTACCAGACCCTTGGGGAGGAATACGTCAGCGTCGTGCAGGTGGGCCCATCACAGCGCCACGTGCCCTCAAGGCTGCGACGCGGGATCCTGGTGGCGCTGCACACCGTCCTGCCCTACCTGCTGGATAAGGCCCTGCTCCACCTGGAGCATGAGCTGCAGGCCACCGGCGATGGCGCCTGGCCCTTGCGGGGCAGCCTGGCCCCCAGCAGCCAGTCAGGGATGAGGCGCTGGGTGCACCGGTGCACGGCCGGCCTGACGGAACAGCAGCAGGGGGTGCTCCTGCGCGCCGTGTCAGCGCTCAAGCAGGGCCTCGGGTGCCTCCAACGTCTCCACGTGGCCTGGTTCTACATCCATGGTGCCTTCTACCACCTGGCCAAGAGGTTCACAGGCATCACCTAC GAACCATGCAGAGGAAAGAGCAGTTTCCAGAAACCCACTGTGCACGCTGTGCTTGGAGGAACGCAGGCATTCGACGGCCACACCCTGCGGCCACCTGTTCTGCTGGGAGTGTATAACCCACTGGAGCGACACCAAG ACGGAGTGTCCCCTCTGCAGGGAGAAGTTCCTCCCCCAGAAGCTGGTCTACCTGCGGCACTACCGCTGACCCCTTGCTGGAAGAGCAGCCTTATTCTTGTCGACTTCTCCTGCACAGACATCAAGAAAGCCTCAAGACTTTTGTCACGTGTGATACCGTGCCAGCTGCCAGGAGGATGGGCGCCGGACCTGGACTTGGACCTGGCTAATGCAGGCCTGCAGGGCAGGCTGGGTGGGGACCTGCTGGGCGGCCAGTCCACCCTCAGAACGCCCCTCCCTTCCCCAAACCAGTCACTCATAGGGCGGGGCCTGACTGACCTGGAGCCGAGCACCAGCAGTTTGCTTTCCCAGCATGATAATCCTGCAGCCCAGAAGACCCACAGACTTCACCCTCGTCCCTGA